The following coding sequences are from one Dermacentor silvarum isolate Dsil-2018 chromosome 4, BIME_Dsil_1.4, whole genome shotgun sequence window:
- the LOC119449581 gene encoding uncharacterized protein LOC119449581 → MNEPIKKSYLPTVHKCPCLKSHPVVMPRSFPEEVHQLRCQEGPEAGTVSSLKLHVGKLFRSTSATTANGAAPPSPSPPSSQTSIPPWNPARRIVTFVCLVSLICTAIIVAVVVAAVLLSRHIAHPSRQQQRYRRLMSDVAVDVVPKPQDLVDRTNTIVVHRKNPTAWQSQSRQLRSLLDSYAVEGGAGSRCEPGNRCPFPVGLVSDNCSEADFFGYREGAPCVALVFRRAPDWTPQPLAPSDLASPAVPDEVREGYDPGLLYVTCKSEHISRDIDIRYSPYHGFPLRFFPASRHPPMLMLHFPNPPLRTEIWVTCRFWAKNLDQSSNGKVTFKLLVM, encoded by the coding sequence TGCCCGTGCCTGAAGAGCCACCCCGTGGTGATGCCGCGTTCGTTTCCGGAAGAAGTGCACCAGCTGCGCTGCCAGGAGGGCCCCGAGGCCGGCACGGTCTCCAGTCTGAAGCTGCACGTCGGCAAACTGTTCCGGTCGACGTCGGCGACGACCGCCAACGGCGCCGCGCCGCCCAGCCCGTCGCCGCCGTCCAGCCAGACGTCCATACCGCCCTGGAACCCGGCCAGGCGCATCGTCACCTTCGTCTGTCTCGTGTCGCTCATCTGCACCgccatcatcgtcgccgtcgtggtCGCGGCCGTCCTGCTGTCGCGCCACATCGCGCACCcgtcgcggcagcagcagcgctaCCGACGGCTCATGTCCGACGTCGCCGTCGACGTGGTGCCCAAGCCCCAGGACCTGGTCGACCGCACCAACACCATCGTCGTGCACCGCAAGAACCCGACCGCGTGGCAGTCCCAGTCGCGCCAGCTGCGCTCGCTGCTGGACAGCTACGCGGTCGAAGGCGGCGCCGGCTCCCGGTGCGAGCCGGGCAACCGCTGTCCCTTCCCCGTGGGCTTGGTCAGCGACAACTGCAGCGAGGCGGACTTCTTCGGCTACCGGGAAGGGGCCCCGTGCGTGGCGCTCGTGTTCCGGCGCGCGCCGGACTGGACGCCGCAGCCCCTGGCGCCCTCGGACCTTGCGTCTCCCGCGGTGCCGGACGAAGTGCGCGAGGGCTACGACCCGGGTCTGCTGTACGTCACCTGCAAGAGCGAGCACATCAGCAGGGACATCGACATCCGCTACTCGCCCTACCACGGGTTTCCGCTTCGCTTCTTCCCGGCCTCCCGGCATCCGCCGATGCTGATGCTGCACTTTCCCAACCCGCCGCTTCGCACCGAGATCTGGGTCACGTGCCGCTTCTGGGCCAAGAACCTCGACCAGTCCAGCAATGGGAAGGTGACCTTTAAGCTGCTAGTCATGTGA